One genomic segment of bacterium includes these proteins:
- a CDS encoding T9SS type A sorting domain-containing protein, translating into MNENQIWVLKSFHYSAFEGSMWYSSNGGNNWSQINTGLISDTLNQVTYTDIRINSSGIGIAIGYIIHPDDNTLEGFIQRTTDTGMTWSVNKIADERFKNVLSIDDNNWVVLGNLGYYNDSRVVQRFSSDMGISWSQSFPLQNLYEHTTFYNAIYNQQNDAIYMFATFGVYKSSDNGNSYTKMSSDYDLRINDIVFDSKPADPNNQIGMAWLKWNISPYLISFDGGHSWQQKSLPQSMGYMWLAGIAEGVIYIITDQTRLFKSTDYGDNWTQLNVPVYSGLQALKVYSKDIFVLNAYKNLVSSTDGGNSWITGPIIYNFGLRESEIISPGKIIGVGHYYDSLGTRGSFFKTSDFGLSWHITDTDEELHEVQMTNDRIGFALGDNKVYKTSNMGESWNIELSQSGYYRVYSSLAFTDSLSGVVIERYNFRKTNNGGNTWTTEPMWVPLSGIDKLEYNANGDLFAIGYGILLISPSLTSQQLVDKNELNELIDNYLLDQNYPNPFNPSTKIKYKISERRFVTIKVYDVLGDEIKTLVNEEKPAGVYEVEFVATGLPSGIYFYQLKAGQFLETKKMILLK; encoded by the coding sequence ATGAATGAAAATCAGATATGGGTGTTAAAAAGTTTTCATTATAGTGCGTTTGAGGGTTCAATGTGGTATAGTTCTAATGGAGGAAATAATTGGAGCCAAATAAATACCGGCCTAATTTCGGATACATTAAATCAAGTCACTTATACAGATATTCGAATAAATTCTTCAGGTATAGGTATCGCAATTGGATACATTATACATCCAGACGACAATACTTTAGAGGGATTTATTCAAAGAACTACGGATACTGGTATGACTTGGTCTGTAAATAAAATTGCAGACGAGCGATTTAAAAATGTTCTATCAATTGATGATAATAACTGGGTAGTATTAGGAAATTTGGGATACTATAATGATAGCAGAGTTGTTCAAAGATTCTCATCTGATATGGGCATCTCCTGGTCTCAATCTTTCCCTTTGCAAAATCTATATGAGCATACAACTTTTTATAATGCAATATATAATCAGCAAAATGATGCAATTTATATGTTTGCAACATTTGGAGTCTATAAATCATCAGATAACGGTAATTCATATACGAAAATGAGTTCGGATTATGATTTGAGAATTAATGATATAGTGTTTGATTCTAAACCTGCTGATCCCAATAATCAAATAGGTATGGCTTGGCTTAAATGGAACATTAGCCCTTATTTAATTAGTTTCGATGGGGGTCACTCTTGGCAACAGAAATCACTTCCACAATCGATGGGATATATGTGGTTGGCAGGAATCGCTGAGGGAGTTATTTATATTATTACGGATCAAACTCGCTTGTTTAAATCTACTGATTACGGAGATAATTGGACACAATTAAACGTCCCTGTTTACAGCGGTTTACAAGCATTAAAGGTTTACAGTAAAGATATTTTTGTTCTTAATGCTTATAAAAATTTAGTCTCCTCCACCGATGGAGGAAATTCTTGGATAACAGGTCCAATCATTTATAACTTCGGACTTAGAGAAAGTGAAATAATAAGTCCTGGAAAAATTATAGGTGTTGGCCATTACTATGATTCGTTGGGAACAAGAGGATCATTTTTCAAAACGTCCGATTTTGGATTATCATGGCATATCACAGATACGGATGAAGAGCTTCATGAAGTTCAAATGACAAATGATAGAATAGGTTTCGCTCTTGGTGATAACAAAGTTTATAAAACTTCAAATATGGGTGAATCTTGGAACATCGAATTATCTCAAAGTGGTTATTACAGAGTATATTCCTCCTTAGCATTTACTGATTCGCTCAGTGGAGTAGTAATTGAACGATATAATTTTCGTAAAACTAACAATGGCGGAAATACTTGGACTACCGAACCCATGTGGGTTCCTCTTAGCGGAATAGACAAATTAGAGTATAATGCAAATGGAGATTTATTTGCAATCGGATATGGCATACTTCTAATATCGCCTTCACTCACAAGTCAGCAGCTAGTAGATAAAAATGAATTAAATGAATTAATAGATAATTACTTATTAGATCAAAACTATCCCAATCCTTTTAATCCTTCAACTAAGATAAAATATAAAATATCGGAGAGAAGATTTGTTACTATAAAAGTATACGATGTTTTAGGAGATGAAATAAAAACGCTGGTGAATGAAGAAAAACCAGCAGGAGTGTATGAAGTTGAATTCGTTGCTACCGGATTGCCAAGCGGAATTTATTTTTATCAGCTTAAGGCAGGACAATTTTTAGAAACAAAGAAAATGATTCTACTTAAGTAA